Part of the Methanomicrobia archaeon genome is shown below.
ATATTTCTGAACTTCGCAGCCTCGCTGAATCGCGCGGCAAACGCTTCGGGTAGAATGCCCGCCTCTCCGAGTATTTCCAGTACCTCTCTGTATGTCTCCGGTTTTCGTAAGCCACGTGCTGCTATGAGATACTCGCCAATATCCAACGACGATTCTATCGCGAGCTGTAAATTTCGCTCGATCGCCGAGCGCAGTTCATAGTCCTCTTCCAGTCGTTCCGTGGATAGTGACTGATATGATCTCAAGAACTCAACATACTTCTGCATGTTCCTGAGCTTTCGGGCTATCTTCTCTCGGTCGTCCATCCATACGTTCTCCTAAATGCTACCTTCCGCAACTCCTTTCAAGTACAACACGGTCCATCTCGTCTCGTAATACCGCCGATCGAGGTACCTCGAGAGTATACCATGCTCAAACGCGATCTTCTCACTTCTATCACGGACAAGCAGCGGATAATTCGCTTTGATGATCTCATACGTGAGTGAGAGCGGTGCGCCGTTCATGATCACCAGGTCGATTTTATCAGTCCTCAGGATTGCCGTCAGATCATCCAGCAATTTCAGGTGGAGCTTAAACCGCGCGCGCTTACTCAGCGAGTCATCCAGCAGAACGCCCAGATCACTATCGCTCAACGGGCCTGCGCGGCCTGCCACGAGCGAGCCAAAACGATAGGCGAGCTTGACCTGCTCCTGGCTCAGAAAATACTCCACGAGCTTCTTATCCTGGGCAGTTAGCTCATCGTCCATCGCTCCCGAATCACCCCTGAGTAACTTCTATCTAATCCCCGTGTTTACCGAGCCTTTCGTATCCTACGTATGGTAGGTAATAAATAGCCGTACTTCTAAATAACGGTCGTTACCCGGCGCACCGTCAGATCTTCCTGATCTCCGTTGGTTGGCCATCAGCTCATGCGGTATAACGCCCTCGTTCACGAGACTACCGTC
Proteins encoded:
- a CDS encoding DUF86 domain-containing protein, producing MDDREKIARKLRNMQKYVEFLRSYQSLSTERLEEDYELRSAIERNLQLAIESSLDIGEYLIAARGLRKPETYREVLEILGEAGILPEAFAARFSEAAKFRNILVHMYAEVDLEMLCEILHANLVDFEEFARYIVRYLEQL
- a CDS encoding nucleotidyltransferase domain-containing protein, with protein sequence MDDELTAQDKKLVEYFLSQEQVKLAYRFGSLVAGRAGPLSDSDLGVLLDDSLSKRARFKLHLKLLDDLTAILRTDKIDLVIMNGAPLSLTYEIIKANYPLLVRDRSEKIAFEHGILSRYLDRRYYETRWTVLYLKGVAEGSI